The following coding sequences are from one Formosa haliotis window:
- the pdxA gene encoding 4-hydroxythreonine-4-phosphate dehydrogenase PdxA, giving the protein MKKEENIIVGISIGDLNGIGGEIVLKTFQDARILEFCTPVIFASVKVMSFFKTHFKMDINFNGINHINQTIIGKVNVMNVWKENVSINFGKEDFKIGEYAIKSLVAATEALKEGSIDVLVTAPINKHNIQSETFKFPGHTDYLAQQLEGESLMFMITDSLKVGLLTDHVPVSEVSKYITPELIEEKIQTVYKSLQKDFQISKPKIAVLGINPHTGDNGVIGSEDDDVLRPTLHKIKESGKLVFGPYAADSFFGSNNYKNFDAVIASYHDQGLIPFKTLSFGEGVNYTAGLNKVRTSPDHGTAFEIAGKGIANETSFKEALFAGIQIFKHRLEYETLVKRV; this is encoded by the coding sequence ATGAAGAAAGAAGAAAATATAATAGTTGGAATATCAATTGGAGACTTGAACGGTATTGGTGGTGAAATTGTGTTAAAGACGTTTCAAGATGCTAGAATTTTAGAATTCTGTACACCAGTGATTTTCGCCTCGGTTAAAGTGATGTCCTTTTTTAAGACGCATTTTAAAATGGATATAAACTTTAATGGGATCAATCATATTAACCAAACCATTATTGGGAAAGTTAATGTGATGAATGTTTGGAAAGAGAATGTGTCTATAAACTTCGGAAAGGAAGATTTTAAAATAGGGGAATACGCTATTAAGTCTTTAGTAGCGGCAACAGAAGCGCTAAAAGAAGGAAGTATCGATGTATTGGTTACAGCTCCTATCAATAAACATAATATACAATCTGAAACCTTTAAATTTCCAGGTCATACCGATTATTTGGCACAGCAATTAGAAGGAGAAAGTTTAATGTTTATGATTACCGATTCTTTAAAAGTGGGATTGTTAACCGACCACGTTCCTGTTAGCGAAGTTTCTAAATATATAACTCCAGAATTAATTGAGGAAAAGATACAAACAGTATATAAATCTCTTCAAAAAGATTTTCAAATTTCTAAACCAAAAATAGCTGTTTTAGGTATAAATCCGCATACGGGTGATAATGGTGTTATTGGGTCAGAAGATGACGATGTGTTAAGGCCAACGTTGCACAAAATAAAAGAGAGTGGTAAATTGGTGTTCGGACCCTATGCTGCCGATAGTTTTTTTGGGTCTAACAATTATAAAAACTTTGATGCTGTAATTGCATCCTATCACGACCAAGGTTTAATTCCGTTTAAAACGCTTTCGTTTGGAGAAGGTGTTAATTACACGGCAGGTTTAAATAAAGTACGGACTTCTCCAGATCACGGCACGGCTTTTGAAATAGCAGGTAAAGGTATCGCTAACGAAACCTCTTTTAAAGAGGCTTTATTTGCTGGTATTCAAATTTTTAAACACCGTTTGGAGTACGAAACGCTTGTAAAAAGAGTATAA
- a CDS encoding riboflavin synthase produces the protein MFTGIIENLGRVTNLKSDQDNLHVTIESSLAPELKIDQSVAHNGVCLTVVHIKENTYTVTAIQETLNKTNLASLQLGDIVNLERAMLLGDRLDGHIVQGHVDQTATCIDIKETAGSWLFTFEYNKDLNNITIEKGSITVNGTSLTVVNSKRSQFSVAIIPYTYEHTNFKYFKIGDAVNLEFDVLGKYVKRLMEFDIK, from the coding sequence ATGTTTACAGGAATAATAGAAAATTTAGGTCGTGTTACTAATCTTAAATCAGATCAAGATAATCTTCATGTAACCATAGAAAGCAGTTTAGCACCCGAACTTAAAATAGATCAAAGTGTTGCTCACAACGGCGTGTGTTTAACAGTGGTTCATATAAAAGAGAATACCTATACGGTTACGGCGATTCAAGAAACTTTAAATAAAACAAATTTAGCTTCGTTACAACTTGGTGACATAGTCAATTTAGAACGTGCCATGCTTTTAGGAGACCGTTTAGACGGTCATATTGTACAAGGTCATGTAGACCAAACTGCAACTTGTATTGATATTAAAGAAACAGCTGGGAGTTGGTTATTTACATTTGAATATAATAAAGACCTTAACAACATTACTATAGAAAAGGGCTCGATAACGGTAAACGGCACGAGTTTAACTGTGGTAAACTCTAAACGCAGTCAGTTTAGTGTAGCCATTATACCTTACACCTACGAACACACAAACTTTAAATACTTTAAAATTGGTGATGCCGTAAATTTAGAATTTGATGTATTAGGGAAATACGTTAAACGTTTAATGGAATTCGATATAAAATAA
- a CDS encoding PID-CTERM protein-sorting domain-containing protein produces MRKITKLIVVFILVSSSAVCFAQVGKDNGPPVPSTVEGTPPPGLPIDGGLTFLIAAGAYYGIKKSIRK; encoded by the coding sequence ATGCGAAAAATAACCAAATTAATTGTAGTCTTTATACTTGTATCTTCAAGTGCAGTTTGTTTTGCTCAAGTTGGAAAGGATAATGGACCTCCAGTACCTAGTACTGTTGAAGGGACTCCTCCACCAGGCCTGCCTATTGATGGAGGGTTAACCTTTTTAATTGCTGCTGGTGCCTATTACGGTATTAAAAAATCGATTAGAAAATAG
- a CDS encoding LacI family DNA-binding transcriptional regulator: MKPRTTLKQIAKVFNVSIATVSKALKDSHEISPATKTKIQDYAKAHNYRPNSIALSLLHKKTKTIGVIMPSILNRFFVKTFSGIEQVANEKGYNVLAIVSHGNLEKEMASIHMLENGLIDGLLISLSEETETKQYFKHIEDFINNAGPVVMFDRISDTITTDKVIVDDFNCAYKATEHLIKTGCKHISVVSTLDNTLGIIKLRVDGYLKALQDYNIPVNPKLINLIKKSYDFETEIKTMLDYQDVDAIIGLEEFSAVESMVIAQERGYTIPDDISIISFTNSDFFKYTNPSITCINQHSVFMGKTAAEILFSRIENQKTTEQDFITKTIKTTLIERGSTKPLP; encoded by the coding sequence ATGAAGCCTCGTACGACATTAAAACAGATAGCTAAGGTATTTAATGTGTCTATTGCAACCGTTTCAAAAGCACTAAAAGATAGTCACGAGATTAGTCCTGCAACAAAAACAAAAATTCAAGATTACGCTAAAGCTCATAATTACAGACCAAATAGTATTGCTCTAAGTTTACTTCATAAAAAAACTAAAACCATAGGAGTTATTATGCCTTCTATTTTAAATCGGTTTTTCGTAAAAACTTTTAGCGGTATAGAACAAGTAGCAAATGAAAAAGGATACAATGTTTTAGCTATTGTTTCGCACGGAAATTTAGAAAAAGAAATGGCTTCGATACATATGCTTGAGAATGGTTTAATTGATGGTTTATTAATTTCTCTAAGTGAAGAAACCGAGACCAAACAGTATTTTAAACATATTGAAGATTTTATTAATAATGCGGGACCTGTGGTAATGTTCGATCGTATTTCAGATACCATTACAACAGATAAGGTTATTGTAGACGATTTTAATTGTGCTTACAAAGCCACAGAGCATTTAATAAAAACAGGATGCAAACATATTTCTGTCGTCTCTACTTTAGATAATACTCTTGGGATTATTAAATTACGTGTTGATGGCTATTTAAAAGCATTACAAGATTATAACATTCCCGTAAACCCGAAACTTATTAACTTAATAAAGAAAAGTTACGATTTTGAAACCGAGATAAAAACGATGTTAGATTATCAAGACGTGGATGCCATAATTGGTTTAGAGGAATTCTCTGCGGTAGAATCTATGGTTATTGCTCAAGAACGCGGATATACAATACCAGATGATATTTCTATAATTAGTTTTACAAATAGCGATTTTTTTAAATACACGAATCCTAGTATTACATGCATTAATCAGCATAGTGTATTTATGGGAAAAACTGCAGCCGAAATTCTTTTTTCTAGAATAGAAAATCAGAAAACTACAGAACAAGATTTCATAACCAAAACCATTAAAACCACACTTATTGAACGCGGAAGTACAAAACCCTTACCTTAA
- the xylE gene encoding D-xylose transporter XylE: METVNSKYLIKLTLVATLGGLLFGYDTGVISGTVGSLESFFVTPKGLSETAASAFKGFLVSSALIGCVIGGVFGGLISKKLGRKKGLILAAVLFLISALGSAMPEMFIKPIGELDHTFSTIFIFYRILGGIGVGLASMLSPLYIAEIAPAKSRGKLVSLNQLAIVGGFMVVYFVNYFISRSGGSDAWLNEVGWRWMFASEVIPAGLFLGLLFFVPDTPRSLMLKNKPKEALEVLTKVNGEAEARKILVEIEGTMEESSGKLLSYGWGIIIIGITLSVFQQFVGINVVLYYAPEIFKSIDPNTDGALLLTIIVGIVNFLFTIIAVKTVDKYGRKPLMMIGALGMAIAMLALGFVFFSGATGYLALGCMMLYVASFAMSWGPVVWVLLSEIFPNKIRGKAMAVAVAAQWISNYLVSLTFPMMDDNSYLTEQFNHGFAYWVYGIMSILAMLFVWKYVPETKGKTLEEMNDLWTKK; the protein is encoded by the coding sequence ATGGAAACAGTAAACTCAAAATATCTTATTAAACTAACTCTTGTAGCTACCTTAGGGGGGCTTTTGTTTGGGTACGACACTGGTGTAATATCTGGAACTGTAGGTTCTTTAGAGAGTTTCTTTGTCACCCCAAAAGGGTTGAGTGAAACTGCGGCAAGTGCTTTTAAAGGCTTTCTTGTTTCTAGTGCTTTAATTGGTTGTGTTATTGGTGGTGTTTTTGGAGGGCTAATAAGCAAAAAACTAGGTAGAAAAAAAGGACTAATTCTAGCGGCGGTACTATTCTTAATTTCTGCTTTAGGTTCTGCGATGCCAGAAATGTTTATAAAGCCTATTGGAGAATTGGATCATACGTTTTCAACAATATTTATCTTTTACAGAATTCTGGGTGGAATAGGTGTCGGTTTAGCTTCCATGTTATCGCCATTATATATTGCCGAAATTGCACCGGCTAAAAGTAGAGGTAAATTGGTTTCTCTAAATCAATTAGCTATTGTAGGAGGTTTTATGGTGGTATATTTTGTAAATTATTTTATTTCGAGAAGTGGTGGGTCTGATGCTTGGCTAAATGAAGTAGGTTGGCGTTGGATGTTTGCTTCTGAAGTTATTCCTGCTGGCCTATTTTTAGGATTATTGTTTTTTGTGCCAGATACACCACGTTCTTTAATGTTGAAGAATAAACCAAAAGAGGCTTTAGAAGTGCTTACAAAAGTTAATGGTGAAGCAGAGGCACGTAAAATATTAGTTGAAATTGAAGGTACTATGGAGGAGTCTTCTGGAAAACTATTATCGTACGGGTGGGGAATTATTATCATAGGTATTACCTTGTCTGTATTTCAGCAATTTGTAGGTATTAATGTGGTATTATATTATGCTCCAGAGATCTTTAAATCGATAGATCCGAATACCGATGGTGCCCTTTTACTAACTATTATTGTAGGTATAGTAAACTTCTTATTTACTATAATTGCGGTGAAAACAGTAGATAAATACGGTAGAAAACCACTTATGATGATCGGAGCCTTAGGTATGGCTATTGCTATGTTAGCGCTTGGTTTTGTGTTTTTCTCTGGAGCTACAGGGTATTTGGCTTTAGGATGTATGATGCTTTATGTGGCTAGTTTTGCCATGAGTTGGGGGCCGGTTGTTTGGGTATTGCTTTCAGAGATTTTTCCAAATAAAATTAGAGGGAAAGCTATGGCTGTAGCAGTTGCTGCTCAATGGATTTCGAATTATTTGGTGTCGCTAACTTTTCCTATGATGGATGATAATTCTTACCTAACGGAGCAATTTAATCATGGTTTTGCCTACTGGGTGTATGGTATTATGTCCATTTTGGCCATGTTATTTGTGTGGAAGTATGTTCCGGAAACAAAAGGAAAAACCCTTGAGGAGATGAATGATTTATGGACAAAAAAATAA